One stretch of Levilactobacillus yonginensis DNA includes these proteins:
- a CDS encoding UDP-glucose--hexose-1-phosphate uridylyltransferase, whose translation MTSLDQFVTAVIASPSQYTELDRIYVHNRVLGLVGEGDPIAASDDQSTSLTDALVKTAIQNGKIEATQSDEDILADQLMDLVTPLPSVLNQRFWDKYQVSPQTATDYFFNLSKANDYIKTRAIAKNVVFPAKTPFGDLEITINLSKPEKDPKAIAAARNQRQDGYPLCQLCMQNEGYLGRLGYPARSNHRIIRLTLGGNTWGFQYSPYAYFNEHSIFLDQEHRPMVINRQTFTNLLEIVQQFPHYFVGSNADLPIVGGSMLSHEHYQGGRHEFPMMKAPIARTIDLGIAGVKTGIVKWPMSTIRLTSQDLVALTDAAVKIHETWKNYSDESVDVRAYTDGTRHHTTTPIARKVGDDYVLDIVLRDNQTSAEFPDGIFHPHQDVQHIKKENIGLIEVMGRAILPARLKTELAEVGKYLLDQPNQMVAMHQAWADQLKATNTITADNVTTVIDTAVGNVFARVLADAGVFKWDDAGEAAFDRFVAAMHD comes from the coding sequence ATGACGAGTTTGGATCAATTTGTCACGGCGGTGATCGCGTCGCCTTCGCAATATACTGAATTAGATCGAATCTATGTGCATAACCGGGTTCTTGGTTTGGTCGGTGAGGGTGATCCGATTGCGGCAAGCGATGACCAATCAACAAGTTTAACCGATGCCTTGGTTAAAACGGCGATTCAAAATGGCAAGATAGAAGCGACTCAATCGGATGAAGATATCTTAGCGGATCAATTGATGGATCTTGTGACCCCGTTACCATCCGTATTAAACCAACGTTTTTGGGATAAGTATCAGGTTAGTCCGCAAACGGCAACCGACTATTTCTTTAACTTAAGCAAAGCTAATGATTATATCAAGACGCGGGCCATTGCGAAAAACGTGGTCTTTCCAGCAAAAACGCCATTTGGTGACTTAGAGATTACCATCAACTTATCAAAGCCTGAAAAGGATCCTAAAGCGATTGCGGCAGCGCGTAACCAACGGCAAGATGGCTATCCACTTTGCCAACTATGTATGCAGAATGAAGGCTATCTAGGCCGGCTCGGTTACCCAGCACGGAGCAATCACCGAATTATTCGGTTAACACTTGGCGGCAATACTTGGGGTTTCCAATATTCTCCATATGCTTACTTTAATGAACACTCGATTTTCTTGGATCAAGAGCACCGGCCAATGGTCATTAACCGGCAAACTTTTACCAACTTACTTGAAATTGTTCAGCAATTTCCACATTACTTTGTGGGCAGTAATGCGGACTTGCCAATTGTTGGTGGTTCAATGCTGTCACACGAGCATTACCAAGGTGGTCGGCACGAATTTCCAATGATGAAAGCGCCAATTGCACGCACGATTGACTTAGGTATCGCGGGTGTTAAGACTGGGATTGTTAAATGGCCAATGTCGACGATTCGGCTGACGAGTCAGGACTTGGTTGCATTAACGGATGCCGCTGTGAAGATTCATGAGACGTGGAAGAATTATTCGGACGAGAGTGTGGATGTTCGTGCTTATACGGATGGCACACGTCATCACACAACGACACCGATTGCGCGCAAAGTTGGTGATGACTACGTATTAGATATCGTTTTGCGTGATAATCAGACATCTGCTGAATTTCCAGATGGCATCTTTCATCCACATCAGGATGTTCAACATATCAAAAAGGAAAATATTGGCTTGATTGAAGTGATGGGCCGGGCCATTTTACCAGCCCGGTTGAAGACCGAATTAGCTGAAGTCGGCAAATACTTGTTGGATCAGCCTAATCAAATGGTCGCGATGCATCAAGCATGGGCTGATCAATTGAAGGCCACTAATACCATCACCGCTGACAATGTGACGACTGTCATTGATACGGCGGTCGGCAACGTCTTTGCCCGGGTTCTGGCCGATGCTGGGGTCTTTAAGTGGGATGACGCTGGTGAGGCAGCCTTTGATCGTTTTGTCGCAGCAATGCACGATTAA
- a CDS encoding LacI family DNA-binding transcriptional regulator: MTMAVTLKDIAQRADVSLATVSRVLNYDKTLSVSEQTRKRVFTIAGELRYSKRKRQHIKALMRKNIAVIQWYSKIQEHDDLYYLAIRKGIEHQAQVCGFTTTSIFQNNLDQVGDDIDAIVAVGKFSPVQVQQLSRLSNQLVFVDDDHFAQGFSSVVTDFTFATNRVVDYFWRRGVQDIGMIYGKEWSTDQQVEIPNQRQQSFEQALQRHHAYHAEYVLAGDYTSESGYLMMKRAIAMLGDRLPHAFFIANDQMAAGALKALQQADIAVPQRVKLFSFNNTTLAEYVYPEISSVNVETELMGKTAIDLLVSRFQDDRQAAQRIELGTTLVERESTK, translated from the coding sequence ATGACGATGGCCGTAACGTTAAAAGATATTGCGCAACGAGCAGATGTCTCATTGGCGACGGTATCGCGGGTCTTAAATTATGACAAGACACTATCAGTGAGCGAGCAGACACGCAAGCGCGTGTTTACGATTGCTGGCGAGCTGCGGTACAGTAAGCGTAAACGTCAGCATATAAAGGCGCTAATGCGGAAAAATATCGCTGTGATTCAGTGGTACTCTAAGATTCAAGAACATGATGACTTATATTATTTAGCGATTCGTAAAGGAATTGAGCATCAAGCTCAAGTGTGTGGTTTTACGACGACTAGTATCTTCCAGAATAATTTAGATCAGGTTGGCGATGATATTGACGCAATCGTGGCGGTGGGGAAATTTAGCCCTGTCCAAGTACAACAGTTGAGTCGTTTGTCAAACCAGCTTGTTTTTGTTGATGACGATCACTTTGCTCAGGGATTCAGCAGTGTGGTGACTGATTTTACGTTTGCTACTAACCGCGTCGTTGATTATTTTTGGCGGCGTGGTGTCCAAGATATCGGCATGATTTATGGCAAAGAGTGGTCCACTGATCAGCAGGTGGAGATTCCCAATCAACGTCAGCAAAGCTTTGAACAGGCGTTGCAGCGGCATCATGCCTATCATGCTGAGTATGTATTAGCTGGTGATTACACTAGTGAATCTGGTTATCTGATGATGAAACGGGCCATTGCAATGTTAGGTGACCGCTTACCACACGCCTTCTTTATCGCTAATGATCAGATGGCAGCCGGTGCGCTCAAAGCGCTACAGCAAGCTGATATTGCTGTGCCACAGCGGGTCAAGTTGTTTAGTTTCAATAACACGACGCTGGCCGAATATGTGTATCCAGAGATTAGCTCGGTCAATGTTGAGACTGAACTGATGGGAAAGACGGCCATCGATTTGTTGGTGAGCCGATTCCAAGATGATCGTCAAGCAGCCCAGCGCATTGAACTGGGAACGACGTTGGTAGAACGTGAAAGCACCAAATGA
- a CDS encoding helix-turn-helix domain-containing protein: MKTTATILKEIRQHYQISQAKLAKLLNTSVRTVQHWEQADYQPSGTAVRLIQILAKDDEVYTALTNLEEENTIMYLEHDDQKFTIMGVQFRNQEEYRATMNSVISNMYEGFEPTKFDIEMAQRSYVEGSPTAEEMLAQIRAAKSTTSK, encoded by the coding sequence ATGAAAACAACTGCCACAATCCTTAAGGAGATTCGGCAACATTACCAAATTAGTCAGGCAAAGCTGGCAAAGTTACTCAACACCTCGGTTAGAACGGTGCAGCACTGGGAACAAGCGGACTACCAACCAAGTGGCACCGCGGTACGTTTGATTCAGATTTTGGCTAAGGACGATGAGGTGTATACCGCACTGACAAACCTCGAGGAGGAGAATACGATTATGTATTTAGAACACGATGATCAGAAGTTCACCATCATGGGTGTGCAGTTTCGAAATCAAGAGGAATACCGGGCGACCATGAACTCTGTGATTAGCAACATGTATGAGGGCTTTGAACCGACTAAGTTCGATATTGAAATGGCGCAACGCTCATATGTTGAGGGGTCACCGACTGCTGAAGAAATGTTGGCTCAGATTCGGGCTGCTAAGTCGACAACTAGCAAATGA
- a CDS encoding Fic family protein gives MKQWEDYLQPNGTLRNLLGIMDDEELHQLEYDYTVDRSQKLILAKYKLPDGQQLTGQQVGGLKLINGYLFGKVYDWAGHYREVDFNKTANGVVTFFHPVALFGNAEMDIQRQLDNFAMLPNDREQLAQALGQVVTEINMFHPFREGNGRTTRLFTEVLAWQHGFDINYTQAQQDAYMQASIQDDAEMMAQVFLEVLTK, from the coding sequence ATGAAACAATGGGAAGATTACCTTCAACCAAATGGTACCTTACGTAACTTATTAGGAATTATGGATGATGAGGAACTTCATCAACTAGAATATGATTACACTGTTGATCGGTCGCAGAAGTTAATTCTAGCCAAGTATAAGTTGCCAGATGGGCAACAATTAACTGGACAGCAGGTAGGAGGGTTAAAGTTGATTAATGGTTATCTGTTTGGAAAAGTTTACGACTGGGCGGGTCACTATCGCGAAGTTGATTTCAACAAGACTGCGAATGGCGTGGTGACGTTTTTCCACCCGGTGGCTTTATTTGGTAATGCTGAAATGGATATTCAACGTCAACTCGATAATTTTGCGATGTTACCGAATGACCGGGAACAGCTTGCACAGGCGTTGGGACAAGTTGTCACCGAAATCAACATGTTTCATCCGTTTCGGGAAGGTAATGGCCGCACGACGCGGCTGTTTACTGAGGTTTTGGCTTGGCAGCATGGTTTTGACATCAACTATACCCAGGCACAGCAGGATGCTTACATGCAAGCGTCAATTCAAGATGATGCTGAGATGATGGCACAGGTGTTCCTGGAAGTACTAACCAAATAG
- a CDS encoding IS256 family transposase, translating to MNELTTEIIAALAQKQDLDEVFRHHLEIAINQLLQTELAEFLGYERYSYAGINTGNNRNGSYERSFDTKYGQLNLTIPRDRNGRFENHTLPAYGRHSDNLETTVIQLYTKGITTAEIAELIEKMYGAHYSKATVSNMTKAVNEQVQAFQQRRLASQYAAIFLDATYLPLKRDTVQKEAVHIAIGIRPDGTKEVLNYQVAPTESTGIWTELLGTLIKQGVKDVLLFVADGLVGLDEGLNRHFPKAKRQRCLVHVGRNLMNKVRVKDRKAVISDFKQVHRAANREAAELKLNEFANNWHQTYPKLIKDLLKMPNLLTFMDFPPAIRQSLYSTNLIENFNKYLKRTAHHKEQFPSVTLRDVSAKFSYNTNYLGNKLKEATGKTFKELVDRRRISAAQNLMIKTNCTLADICDIIGYQNTSSLFRLFKKYLKTTPSEYKRKVSGPLKQ from the coding sequence ATGAATGAACTTACCACAGAAATTATCGCTGCACTAGCCCAAAAGCAAGATTTGGACGAAGTTTTTCGTCACCACCTCGAAATTGCGATTAACCAGCTGCTTCAAACCGAATTGGCAGAGTTTTTGGGTTACGAACGCTACTCATACGCTGGGATTAACACTGGTAATAACCGCAACGGCAGTTATGAGCGCTCGTTTGATACGAAGTACGGCCAACTTAACTTAACCATTCCTCGAGATCGCAATGGCCGGTTTGAAAATCACACCTTGCCAGCCTACGGTCGGCACAGTGATAATTTAGAAACAACGGTCATTCAGTTGTATACCAAGGGAATTACCACTGCTGAAATTGCCGAACTCATTGAGAAAATGTACGGTGCTCACTACTCCAAAGCCACGGTTTCCAACATGACTAAAGCCGTCAATGAACAGGTTCAAGCTTTCCAGCAACGTCGACTGGCTTCACAATATGCGGCCATCTTCTTAGATGCCACTTACTTGCCGTTAAAGCGGGATACCGTTCAAAAAGAAGCCGTTCATATTGCGATTGGCATTCGTCCAGATGGTACGAAAGAAGTGCTGAACTACCAAGTGGCGCCAACGGAATCGACTGGAATCTGGACTGAACTGCTGGGAACCTTGATCAAGCAGGGCGTTAAAGATGTGCTGTTGTTTGTGGCCGATGGGTTAGTTGGTTTGGATGAAGGCTTGAATCGGCATTTCCCTAAAGCCAAACGACAACGTTGCCTGGTTCATGTTGGGCGGAATCTGATGAACAAGGTTCGCGTAAAAGACCGCAAGGCCGTGATCAGTGACTTTAAACAAGTTCATCGGGCCGCCAACCGTGAAGCAGCCGAACTGAAACTGAATGAGTTCGCCAACAACTGGCATCAGACCTATCCCAAATTAATCAAAGATCTGCTTAAAATGCCGAATTTACTCACTTTCATGGACTTTCCACCAGCTATCCGGCAGTCACTATACTCCACTAACCTGATTGAGAACTTTAATAAGTATCTCAAGCGCACCGCCCACCACAAAGAACAATTTCCAAGCGTGACATTACGTGATGTCAGCGCCAAGTTCTCTTATAATACGAATTATCTGGGTAACAAATTAAAAGAAGCGACGGGCAAGACCTTTAAAGAACTTGTTGACCGCCGCCGAATTTCTGCTGCCCAAAATCTGATGATCAAGACTAACTGTACACTCGCTGACATTTGCGACATCATCGGATATCAAAACACCTCATCACTCTTTCGTCTGTTTAAAAAATACCTAAAGACCACCCCATCCGAATATAAACGAAAAGTTAGTGGCCCACTCAAGCAGTAA
- a CDS encoding transposase — translation MPTRYDKEFKQNIINLYKQGESAAQLAREYGIGYSTVHKWIQGQAKTQSGKSPDEIKAMEKRLASLSEKNEILKKPWASLRRSNQYF, via the coding sequence ATGCCAACTCGTTACGACAAAGAATTCAAACAAAACATCATCAACCTATATAAACAAGGCGAATCAGCCGCCCAACTGGCCAGAGAATATGGAATTGGCTATTCAACCGTTCATAAGTGGATCCAGGGCCAAGCCAAAACTCAATCCGGTAAATCGCCAGACGAAATTAAAGCGATGGAAAAGCGGCTGGCTTCCCTGTCTGAGAAGAACGAAATCCTAAAAAAGCCCTGGGCTTCCTTGCGCAGAAGTAACCAATATTTTTGA
- a CDS encoding IS3 family transposase, with protein MCRILGVSRAQYYRYRSPKPSKRRAEDADLKQRILRIFAEFKQRYGVMKIHHELNLELQPLQLRCSTRRISRLMKELDIHSVTVNKWKAASASKTKVEQRPNLLKQDFSTTGLNQKWTADMTYIQTKRNGWCYLSTIMDLHSRRIIGYSFSKKMDIDLVLKTLESAVKNRTITGDLIIHTDLGSQYTSDDYNQRLTELHIRHSYSRKGCPYDNAPMESFHASLKKECVYPVPVFENYETAAAVLFEYVHAFYNRKRIHSSLGYQTPLQVEIATLTSQMAA; from the coding sequence ATGTGCCGAATCCTCGGTGTTTCCAGAGCTCAGTATTATCGTTATCGATCCCCCAAACCTTCAAAACGCCGGGCCGAAGATGCGGACTTGAAACAACGGATTCTGCGGATCTTTGCGGAATTTAAGCAGCGATACGGTGTTATGAAGATCCACCATGAATTGAATCTGGAACTTCAACCACTGCAGCTTCGGTGCAGTACACGACGGATTTCCCGGCTCATGAAGGAACTGGATATCCACTCCGTTACCGTCAATAAGTGGAAAGCGGCTTCGGCTTCCAAAACCAAGGTTGAACAGCGTCCCAACTTGCTTAAGCAGGATTTCTCGACCACTGGTTTAAATCAAAAATGGACCGCTGATATGACCTATATTCAAACGAAGCGTAATGGCTGGTGTTACTTATCAACCATCATGGATCTGCACTCAAGACGAATTATCGGCTATTCATTCTCAAAAAAGATGGATATTGATTTAGTCTTAAAGACCCTGGAAAGCGCGGTTAAAAATCGAACCATTACTGGGGACCTGATTATCCACACAGACTTAGGATCACAGTACACCAGCGATGATTACAACCAACGGTTAACAGAACTACATATCCGCCACTCTTACAGCCGTAAGGGGTGTCCATACGATAATGCACCAATGGAATCTTTTCATGCTTCCCTCAAAAAGGAATGTGTTTATCCAGTGCCGGTCTTTGAGAATTATGAAACTGCCGCTGCTGTCCTTTTTGAATATGTGCATGCTTTCTACAATAGGAAGAGAATTCATAGTTCACTGGGCTACCAGACCCCCTTACAAGTTGAAATCGCAACACTTACGAGCCAAATGGCCGCCTGA
- a CDS encoding glycoside-pentoside-hexuronide (GPH):cation symporter, protein MDAVQKKDRRKKFWSIFNFAFANIGGSAVYMTFGTYFMVYVTSAMFTGVPKAQANKLIAMITGLIFIIRLVEVFIDPIIGNIVDNTNTRWGKFKPWLIGAGTISSLLLALLFSGIFGLSRISATWFTIMFILIFITFDIFYSFRDVSYWGMVPALTEDSHERSLFTAAANFSAFGQNIVTIIIVPVVTYVTFVFTGSHNEGQPGWTAFGILIAVVGIICSFVVGLGTHEKHNALRAVTKQKTSLKDMFWALAHNDQMLWTAFPYLIYGFGNASTAGLMFYMFKYVMDKPGLFWIAGLIPTIAGFFTSPLYPIINKWVTRKTIYAVSMCSMILAYILLIVSGDNLPMVITAMILYYVPQGFIFMAVILTLTDTIEYGQLKNGTRNEAVTLAIRPMLDKMSSAISNAIVGWVAVAAGMTGTATAASMTPGGISLFKLVAFWISLFLLVAALFIYVFKVKISEKKHAEIVDELQKKLATEGIYGA, encoded by the coding sequence TTGGATGCTGTACAAAAGAAAGATCGCCGGAAAAAATTCTGGTCGATTTTCAACTTTGCGTTTGCGAATATAGGTGGATCAGCGGTTTATATGACCTTCGGGACCTACTTTATGGTCTATGTTACCTCGGCCATGTTTACCGGCGTTCCAAAAGCACAAGCCAACAAGCTCATTGCAATGATTACCGGATTGATTTTCATTATTCGGCTTGTGGAAGTTTTCATTGACCCGATTATTGGTAATATTGTTGATAATACCAATACCCGCTGGGGAAAATTTAAGCCGTGGCTGATTGGTGCCGGGACGATATCCAGTCTATTACTGGCATTACTGTTTTCCGGGATCTTTGGCTTATCGCGGATAAGTGCAACTTGGTTCACCATCATGTTTATCCTGATCTTTATCACCTTTGATATCTTTTATTCATTCAGAGATGTTTCATATTGGGGCATGGTGCCCGCTTTGACTGAAGATAGTCATGAACGGTCATTATTTACTGCCGCTGCTAACTTCAGTGCATTTGGTCAAAACATTGTGACCATCATTATTGTTCCTGTTGTCACATACGTTACGTTTGTCTTTACCGGGTCACACAACGAAGGGCAACCCGGCTGGACGGCATTTGGCATTTTAATCGCCGTTGTCGGCATCATTTGCTCGTTCGTGGTTGGTTTGGGAACGCATGAAAAACATAATGCTTTGCGTGCCGTTACTAAACAAAAGACAAGTTTGAAAGACATGTTCTGGGCTTTGGCTCATAACGATCAAATGCTGTGGACCGCATTTCCATACCTAATTTATGGATTTGGTAACGCCTCCACTGCCGGCCTGATGTTCTACATGTTCAAGTACGTCATGGATAAGCCTGGGTTATTCTGGATTGCCGGTCTTATCCCGACAATTGCCGGTTTCTTTACCTCGCCGTTGTATCCCATCATCAATAAGTGGGTTACCAGAAAGACCATCTACGCTGTCAGCATGTGCAGCATGATTTTAGCCTACATTTTGCTGATTGTGTCAGGTGATAACTTACCGATGGTTATCACAGCCATGATCCTTTATTACGTGCCACAAGGCTTCATTTTCATGGCCGTTATTCTGACGTTGACTGATACGATTGAATATGGTCAACTTAAAAATGGGACCCGTAACGAAGCTGTTACCTTGGCCATCCGTCCAATGCTGGACAAGATGTCCAGTGCGATTTCAAACGCCATTGTTGGTTGGGTTGCCGTTGCTGCCGGGATGACCGGTACCGCAACCGCTGCTTCAATGACACCCGGAGGCATTTCATTATTCAAACTGGTTGCTTTCTGGATTTCATTGTTCCTGCTCGTTGCTGCATTGTTCATTTACGTCTTTAAGGTAAAGATTTCTGAAAAGAAGCATGCTGAGATTGTTGATGAATTGCAGAAGAAATTAGCGACTGAAGGAATTTACGGAGCTTAA
- a CDS encoding PTS glucose transporter subunit IIA — translation MPGAKAATIAVAAPVSGVSVNLADVVDEHDHKGLPGNGIGIQPTEGKIYAPFDGQVLMLFTTKHVIGLRSNDGLEVLIHVGLGTVNMRGEGFINHVDSGQSFKKGDLLLEFNRDKIQQAGYKDTVVVLLTQGDKVVQTDYTQQEVVSHGDELVKAQLKK, via the coding sequence ATGCCTGGCGCCAAGGCTGCTACAATTGCCGTTGCCGCACCAGTTAGTGGTGTGAGCGTTAACTTGGCAGATGTGGTTGACGAGCATGACCATAAAGGCTTGCCAGGTAACGGAATCGGTATTCAACCGACGGAAGGCAAGATATACGCGCCGTTTGATGGCCAAGTGCTGATGCTGTTTACCACCAAGCACGTCATTGGTTTACGCTCGAATGATGGTTTGGAAGTCTTGATTCATGTGGGACTTGGTACCGTGAATATGCGTGGCGAAGGCTTCATTAACCATGTTGATTCTGGCCAGTCCTTCAAGAAGGGTGACTTACTGCTGGAATTTAACCGTGACAAGATTCAGCAGGCAGGCTACAAAGATACCGTGGTTGTCTTGCTGACACAGGGTGACAAGGTTGTTCAGACTGATTACACGCAGCAAGAGGTCGTTAGTCACGGTGATGAACTTGTGAAGGCTCAATTGAAGAAATAA
- a CDS encoding NAD(P)H-binding protein, producing the protein MKTVLILGAAGQISSYLIPALLQQTDFNLKLYARNANNRIKVTDPSRETVIDGDFNDKDTLNQAMDGVDAVYLNEMRDLDSVKNIVAAMDANHVRQFIGATVLGIEDEVKGAFGQWNTSMIESSITKRIKTAKVIKDSDLTYTLLRLAWLYNKDGNTNYELTDSDQPFGGTQVTRQAVAQLIVNILLDESRKYARKSLGVNEPNTNWDKPSFY; encoded by the coding sequence TTGAAAACTGTATTAATTTTAGGAGCCGCAGGTCAAATTTCCAGTTATTTGATTCCAGCCCTCTTACAACAAACTGATTTTAACTTAAAACTGTATGCTCGCAATGCCAACAATCGTATTAAAGTGACTGATCCAAGCCGAGAAACCGTCATTGATGGCGACTTCAACGACAAGGATACCTTGAATCAGGCCATGGATGGCGTTGACGCGGTGTATTTGAATGAAATGCGTGATCTCGATTCCGTTAAAAATATTGTGGCAGCAATGGATGCCAACCACGTCCGCCAATTTATCGGAGCCACCGTCCTTGGAATTGAAGATGAGGTCAAGGGCGCCTTTGGTCAGTGGAATACCAGTATGATTGAAAGCTCAATCACCAAGCGGATTAAAACCGCCAAAGTCATCAAGGATTCTGATCTCACTTACACGTTGCTGCGGTTAGCTTGGCTTTATAATAAAGACGGTAACACCAACTATGAGTTAACTGACAGCGACCAGCCATTTGGTGGGACCCAAGTGACCCGTCAAGCCGTTGCCCAACTGATTGTCAACATCTTGCTGGATGAGTCCCGGAAGTACGCCCGCAAGAGCTTAGGCGTTAACGAGCCAAATACGAATTGGGATAAACCGTCGTTTTATTAA
- a CDS encoding Ldh family oxidoreductase, whose protein sequence is MRISSSAEKTFLEKVFATDGFSEHDGALLADTLVDADLRGISSHGIQRLAWYTSMIKEHIIEPKNKVKVLKETPTSLLIDANKNMGQIASAFAMNSLIDKTKKLGISLAVIRNSNHFGTAGYYARLAAKQGLIGIALTNTRPLVVPTNATEAFLGSNAFAFTFPADPHPFVFDGATSIVSSGKIQVLAKNNQPIPGDWAVDDQRHVVTDAQKVEYNLAKVAFTEDEPGGGVLTLGGLLEQNSNYKGFGNSLVVELLTGILAQGSISADTNKPGRHDFSQFFLTINPVLFGELDDLKQRATKMFDRIRHLKHVPGTHIMIPGDREYKHYDENLKQGVVIDDKTAQELETIGKQAGVVVPQAI, encoded by the coding sequence ATGAGAATAAGTTCATCAGCAGAAAAAACATTTTTAGAAAAGGTATTTGCAACAGACGGGTTTTCAGAACATGATGGCGCCCTACTTGCCGACACATTAGTTGATGCGGATTTACGGGGCATTTCGTCCCATGGGATTCAACGGTTGGCTTGGTACACCAGCATGATCAAAGAACACATTATTGAACCCAAAAACAAAGTGAAAGTCCTAAAGGAAACGCCGACCAGCCTACTGATCGATGCCAATAAAAACATGGGTCAGATTGCCTCAGCATTTGCAATGAACAGCTTAATCGACAAAACCAAGAAATTGGGGATTTCGCTGGCTGTTATCCGCAACTCCAATCATTTCGGAACGGCCGGCTACTATGCCCGCTTAGCCGCTAAGCAAGGATTAATTGGGATTGCCTTGACCAACACGCGCCCATTAGTTGTTCCAACCAACGCGACTGAGGCCTTCTTGGGTTCCAATGCCTTCGCCTTTACTTTCCCGGCTGACCCCCATCCCTTTGTCTTCGATGGGGCGACCTCGATTGTTTCCAGTGGAAAGATTCAAGTGCTCGCCAAAAACAATCAACCCATTCCCGGCGACTGGGCGGTTGATGACCAACGACACGTGGTCACCGATGCGCAAAAAGTGGAATACAATTTGGCCAAAGTTGCCTTCACGGAAGATGAGCCTGGCGGCGGAGTCCTAACCCTTGGTGGCTTACTTGAACAAAATTCCAACTATAAGGGATTTGGTAATTCCTTAGTGGTTGAATTATTAACGGGCATCTTAGCTCAGGGCTCAATTTCGGCTGATACCAACAAACCGGGTCGCCACGACTTCAGTCAGTTCTTCTTAACCATCAATCCGGTATTGTTTGGCGAGCTTGATGATCTCAAACAACGAGCTACTAAGATGTTTGATCGGATTCGCCACCTCAAGCACGTTCCCGGGACTCATATCATGATCCCCGGCGATCGTGAGTATAAACATTATGACGAGAATCTTAAGCAAGGCGTTGTGATTGATGATAAGACCGCTCAGGAGCTGGAGACAATTGGCAAGCAAGCCGGTGTCGTCGTTCCCCAGGCAATCTAA
- a CDS encoding IS30-like element ISLpl1 family transposase, with protein MSSITYSERIKIETFCELGLSNIQMGVRLNRSPSTISYELSRCQSYQAELAQTDAEYKRSRCGRKTKLSDELKQKILNHLRLSWSPGMIAHEFKLATKSIYNWLNQGRIGFSLNDLPEHGVRQRRNVDQRSKYNQSLGRSIEQRPMMINQRNRIGDFELDTVVGPRGHSKAVLLTLIDRKSRFLWAYRLKDRTTATVNEALTKFLTTFNGPVHSFTVDRGTEFSGLVSLESQYGIKTYYCHAYTPAERGSNERFNRNLRYFYPKGTRFEHISAQNLTTTLLQINQRPLKILDWQTPYQVMLTNLSKNSD; from the coding sequence TTGTCTAGTATAACCTATTCCGAACGAATTAAAATCGAAACCTTTTGTGAACTAGGGCTGTCCAATATCCAAATGGGCGTTCGGCTGAACCGATCACCGTCAACAATTTCTTATGAATTATCTCGATGTCAATCTTATCAGGCTGAATTAGCACAAACAGATGCCGAATACAAGCGATCACGATGTGGTCGGAAAACTAAGCTGAGCGATGAGTTAAAGCAAAAAATTCTCAACCATTTACGTCTAAGCTGGTCACCAGGAATGATTGCTCACGAATTTAAACTAGCTACTAAATCTATTTATAATTGGCTAAATCAGGGGAGAATTGGTTTCTCCTTGAATGATCTACCTGAACATGGCGTACGCCAACGGCGTAACGTTGACCAACGATCCAAATATAATCAATCTTTGGGGCGATCAATTGAACAGCGTCCCATGATGATTAATCAACGTAATCGCATCGGCGATTTTGAACTAGATACAGTCGTTGGTCCTCGTGGGCATAGTAAGGCAGTTTTATTAACTTTAATCGATCGCAAATCACGGTTCCTTTGGGCATACCGGTTAAAAGATCGGACGACAGCGACTGTTAATGAAGCACTAACTAAGTTCCTAACCACTTTTAATGGTCCGGTGCACAGCTTTACTGTGGACCGTGGCACTGAGTTTAGTGGGCTAGTATCACTTGAATCACAATATGGTATTAAGACCTATTACTGCCATGCTTATACGCCAGCTGAACGTGGTAGTAATGAACGCTTTAATCGGAATTTACGTTATTTTTATCCTAAAGGGACTCGTTTTGAGCACATTAGTGCTCAAAATTTAACGACGACGTTACTCCAAATTAACCAGCGACCGCTTAAAATACTCGACTGGCAAACACCGTATCAGGTTATGCTGACAAATTTGTCCAAAAATTCGGATTAA